Part of the Candidatus Schekmanbacteria bacterium genome is shown below.
GTAAAAAATTTCTTACTTTGACTCTTAATTCTCGCTCATTGACAGGTCTGACAATGCAATCTTCAGCTCCCAACTTTATGGCTTTTGTTCTCTCATCTATTTCTCTCAACGATGAAATAAATATTATTGGAATAGCGCTGGTTTCATCTTTACCTTTAAGTATTCTGAGGATTTCAAAACCGTTTATATGTGGCATCACATCATCAAGGATTATGAGGTCAGGTTTTTTTTCAAAAATGGCATCTAAGGCTTTTTCAGGGTCAGTATATGTACAAACATCATATCCATCTTTTGAAGAATAATCTTTAATTCTTCGACATGAAGCTTCAGAATCATCTATTACAACAATATTGATATCCTTAGAAGGCGTTACAACTTCAACCATCAACTCCCTCCCAGCGCACCCGCCCGGACTTTCTTGGTGATGGTTCAGGATATTCATTGGGGTAACCGATTGTAATGAGACCAACCAACTCTTTATCAGCAATGCCAAGAAATTCTGACAAATCTTCAGCGATGTATAAAGCACTGGACACCCAGCAGGCACCAAGACCAAGAGAATGGGCAGTCAAGAGTAAATTCTCTACACTTGCTGCTACAGAAAAAAGAGCTTCCGGTGTTGTTGTGAGGTCAACATCAGAAAAAACAGCAATTATATTTGGAGCATCATTTGCAACATCAAGAAAAAAGCTCGTTCTTTTTTTGACTCCTTCCGAAATATCTTCCTCGAGACATTCTATAATTTTCTTGAATGAGTCCTCAAGATAAGAAAAAAGCTTTTTCTTCTTCTCTCCACCTACAACAACATAATACCAATTCTGCCAATCCATATATGAAGGAGCCCAACAGGCAGCTTCAATAACTTTTTCTAAAATATCCTTAGGTATCGGGTCGGGCTTATATCGCCGTATACTTCTTCTCTCTTTTATTATTTTCAGTATCTCA
Proteins encoded:
- a CDS encoding nitroreductase family protein, whose protein sequence is MLLSEILKIIKERRSIRRYKPDPIPKDILEKVIEAACWAPSYMDWQNWYYVVVGGEKKKKLFSYLEDSFKKIIECLEEDISEGVKKRTSFFLDVANDAPNIIAVFSDVDLTTTPEALFSVAASVENLLLTAHSLGLGACWVSSALYIAEDLSEFLGIADKELVGLITIGYPNEYPEPSPRKSGRVRWEGVDG